One segment of Anaerohalosphaeraceae bacterium DNA contains the following:
- a CDS encoding thioesterase family protein, whose translation MRVKPRSDDFPAPEVKTFPDCTKIQTHTITIIPRYSETDQSGVIHHTVYPVWFEMGRTELLRANGLAYSDLEKNGIYFVVAELNVKYRRPAFYDEKLDLITTCTRITSARVEHSYRLVRQSTGVLLAEGSSILACVDKDGRPRRMPAFMYPEEEPEEKS comes from the coding sequence ATGCGAGTGAAACCGAGAAGCGATGACTTTCCGGCGCCGGAGGTGAAAACCTTTCCGGACTGCACCAAAATCCAAACCCATACCATCACCATCATTCCGCGCTACAGCGAGACGGACCAGTCGGGGGTTATTCATCATACGGTCTATCCGGTGTGGTTTGAGATGGGGCGGACGGAACTGCTGCGGGCAAACGGGCTGGCCTACAGTGATTTGGAGAAGAACGGGATTTATTTCGTCGTGGCGGAATTGAACGTAAAGTACCGCCGGCCTGCATTTTATGACGAGAAACTGGACTTGATTACCACCTGCACACGGATTACCAGCGCCCGGGTGGAGCACAGCTATCGGCTGGTTCGGCAAAGCACAGGGGTTCTGCTGGCCGAGGGCAGCAGCATCCTGGCGTGTGTGGACAAAGACGGCAGGCCGCGCCGGATGCCGGCATTTATGTATCCGGAAGAAGAGCCCGAAGAAAAATCTTAA
- the accD gene encoding acetyl-CoA carboxylase, carboxyltransferase subunit beta produces the protein MRETMKAMAKEKKKKGWNGFSLRPRKEMPEGLWLACPGCSQMLFRKTMEENLHVCPECNYHFRIDGPTRIAQLADEGSFEELGADLSSSDPLKFTWGQQKYQDRLRVDPTDSRAHEAMLVGKAFIKGRPVMLAAMNFSFLGGSMGMVVGEKFCRAVDRAIEEKLPLVVVSCSGGARMHEGVVALQQMAKTSAALARFDEAGGLYISLLTDPTTGGVAASFSMLGDVIIAEPGALIGFTGPRVIQQTIKIELPEGFQRSEFLLEHGFIDMIVHRKDLRSEISRLIDYCEK, from the coding sequence ATGCGGGAAACGATGAAAGCTATGGCCAAAGAAAAGAAAAAAAAGGGATGGAACGGTTTTTCGCTTCGTCCGCGAAAGGAAATGCCGGAGGGGCTCTGGCTGGCCTGTCCCGGATGCAGCCAGATGCTCTTTCGAAAGACGATGGAGGAAAACCTCCATGTCTGTCCGGAGTGCAATTACCACTTCCGGATTGACGGGCCGACCCGGATTGCTCAGCTGGCGGACGAAGGAAGCTTTGAGGAACTGGGGGCGGACCTTTCCAGCAGCGACCCGCTCAAGTTTACCTGGGGCCAGCAGAAATATCAGGACCGCCTTCGGGTGGATCCGACGGACAGCCGAGCTCACGAAGCAATGCTGGTCGGCAAAGCTTTCATCAAGGGCCGGCCGGTGATGCTGGCGGCGATGAATTTCAGCTTTCTCGGCGGCTCAATGGGGATGGTCGTCGGAGAAAAATTCTGCCGGGCTGTCGACCGAGCCATTGAAGAGAAGCTGCCGCTGGTGGTGGTCAGCTGCTCCGGCGGCGCCCGAATGCATGAAGGAGTGGTGGCCCTTCAGCAGATGGCCAAGACCAGCGCCGCTCTGGCCCGCTTTGATGAAGCCGGCGGTCTCTATATTTCCCTTCTGACCGACCCGACCACCGGCGGTGTGGCCGCCAGTTTCTCCATGCTCGGCGATGTGATTATTGCTGAACCGGGGGCGCTGATTGGGTTTACCGGCCCCCGCGTCATTCAGCAGACCATCAAAATCGAACTGCCTGAGGGGTTCCAGCGCTCGGAGTTTCTCCTCGAGCACGGTTTTATCGATATGATTGTTCATCGAAAAGACCTCCGCAGCGAAATCAGCCGTCTGATTGACTACTGCGAAAAATAA
- a CDS encoding MBL fold metallo-hydrolase: MRPNTQIAVLMNDTAAEGFLAEHGLSVWISHAGHRILFDTGQTDALLRNACKMGIDIASADAVILSHGHYDHTGGLSAVLSAAEKASVFLHPEALKPKFSRKPDHVKSIGIPQAAKGALQNRRIIWTDRPAGPVPQIFLTGPVPRINSFEDVGGDFFLDADCRTPDLLQDDQALWLESDRGLIVIVGCAHSGLVNILDYISRLTAGRPIHTLLGGMHLLNASPNRIEKTIEALHRHRVRQIIPLHCTGPEAVRLLRDAFPHACLILPAGSRLTL, translated from the coding sequence ATGCGGCCGAATACACAAATAGCTGTTTTGATGAATGACACGGCTGCGGAAGGTTTTCTTGCCGAACATGGTTTGTCTGTCTGGATTTCTCATGCAGGGCATCGCATTCTCTTTGATACCGGCCAGACGGATGCCCTTCTCCGAAATGCCTGCAAAATGGGGATTGATATTGCCTCGGCGGATGCAGTCATTCTCAGCCACGGCCACTATGACCATACCGGCGGTTTGTCGGCTGTTCTTTCGGCAGCCGAAAAGGCAAGTGTTTTTCTGCATCCGGAGGCGTTGAAGCCCAAATTCAGCCGCAAACCCGACCATGTGAAATCCATCGGGATTCCTCAGGCCGCCAAAGGTGCCCTGCAGAACCGACGCATCATTTGGACCGACCGGCCTGCCGGTCCGGTCCCGCAAATCTTTTTGACCGGACCCGTCCCCCGAATCAATTCTTTCGAAGATGTCGGCGGAGATTTTTTTCTGGATGCCGACTGTCGAACCCCTGACCTTCTTCAAGACGATCAGGCCCTCTGGCTTGAATCAGACCGGGGGCTTATCGTCATCGTCGGGTGTGCCCATTCCGGCCTGGTGAATATTCTCGATTATATCAGCCGCCTTACAGCCGGCAGGCCCATCCATACCCTCCTCGGAGGCATGCATCTGCTGAATGCCTCCCCAAACCGAATCGAAAAAACCATCGAAGCCCTTCACCGACACCGCGTTCGGCAAATCATTCCCCTCCATTGCACCGGCCCAGAAGCTGTCCGGCTTCTCCGGGATGCTTTCCCGCACGCCTGTCTGATTCTTCCGGCCGGCAGTCGGCTGACCCTCTGA
- a CDS encoding phosphoglycerate kinase has protein sequence MAKKTVADINVKGKKVLMRVDFNVPLDKKTGKITNDARIQGALPTIQHVLKNGGSVILMSHLGRPEGEYDPAYSLAPVAKRLGELLGKEVIFTKDCVGPEVKEKAAKLKPGDVMLLENVRFHKEEVIKDKAAKEDPQLRKAKDDFARQLAELGDVYVDDAFGTAHRDNASMYTVPMMMEGKPRVIGFLIEKELKYLGETIQNPERPFAAILGGAKVSDKIGVIENLMKKVDRILIGGAMAYTFAKALGKRVGNSLCEDDFVEKADALMKEAKKVGCELVLPVDTVVAKEFKAGAEHKVVEGDIEDGWQGMDIGPKTRALFASKLQGVKTIVWNGPMGVFEMPPFDAGTKAVAEAVAKATKQGARSIIGGGDSASAIVNMGLENQVSHISTGGGASLEFLEGKKFKCLEILDEK, from the coding sequence ATGGCGAAAAAAACAGTGGCGGATATCAATGTAAAAGGCAAAAAGGTCCTGATGCGGGTGGATTTCAATGTCCCGCTGGACAAAAAGACAGGCAAGATTACCAACGATGCGCGGATTCAGGGGGCGCTGCCGACGATTCAGCACGTTCTGAAAAACGGCGGCAGTGTGATTCTGATGAGCCATCTGGGCCGGCCGGAAGGCGAATACGACCCCGCTTACTCGCTGGCGCCTGTGGCCAAACGGCTCGGTGAGCTGCTCGGCAAAGAGGTGATTTTCACGAAGGACTGCGTCGGCCCCGAAGTCAAAGAGAAAGCCGCCAAACTGAAACCCGGTGATGTGATGCTGCTGGAGAATGTCCGGTTTCATAAAGAAGAAGTCATCAAGGACAAGGCCGCCAAAGAAGATCCGCAGCTTCGCAAGGCCAAGGATGACTTTGCCCGTCAATTGGCTGAACTGGGCGATGTGTACGTGGATGATGCATTCGGGACGGCGCATCGGGACAACGCCTCGATGTACACGGTTCCGATGATGATGGAAGGCAAGCCGCGGGTGATTGGTTTCCTGATTGAGAAAGAGCTGAAGTATCTGGGCGAAACCATTCAGAATCCGGAGCGGCCCTTTGCGGCGATTTTGGGCGGTGCCAAGGTCTCCGACAAGATTGGTGTGATTGAGAATCTGATGAAAAAGGTGGACCGGATTCTGATCGGCGGGGCGATGGCTTATACGTTTGCTAAAGCACTCGGCAAGCGTGTCGGCAACAGTCTTTGTGAAGATGATTTTGTGGAGAAAGCCGATGCTCTGATGAAGGAGGCAAAAAAAGTCGGCTGTGAACTGGTGCTGCCGGTTGATACGGTTGTGGCCAAAGAATTCAAGGCCGGCGCCGAGCATAAAGTCGTCGAAGGGGACATTGAAGACGGCTGGCAGGGGATGGACATCGGCCCCAAGACCCGCGCGCTGTTTGCCTCCAAGCTCCAGGGGGTTAAGACGATTGTCTGGAACGGGCCGATGGGGGTCTTTGAGATGCCTCCGTTTGACGCCGGCACCAAGGCCGTGGCGGAGGCCGTGGCGAAGGCCACCAAGCAGGGTGCCCGCAGCATCATCGGCGGCGGCGACAGTGCCAGCGCCATTGTCAATATGGGACTGGAAAATCAAGTCAGCCATATCTCCACCGGCGGCGGTGCCAGTCTGGAGTTTCTCGAGGGCAAGAAGTTCAAGTGTCTGGAGATTCTGGACGAGAAGTAA
- the murD gene encoding UDP-N-acetylmuramoyl-L-alanine--D-glutamate ligase, protein MIELRDKRIVVMGLGSFGGGQDSVRFACEQGGRVTVTDLADEGKLRETIDSLRSLPVAWHLGGHLEEDFRTADVVIVNPAVPPENPFLQIARQAGAVITSQVELFFERCPARIAAITGSNGKSTTTALTAHLLEAASASEKWAYGNVYLSGNIGNRPLLGLLKDLTEKDIVVLEISSFQIEQLSGCRRGADTALLTNLSPNHLDRHGTFEAYAAAKKILFENQRPNPDFPPVSVFNAEDQTGLQWFAEYSEQDFRRCLLFKAEDICGEYRRVFRLPGRVNLQNLAGALTIAGVFGADKKMLREAVSSFEGLEHRMQFVAEIDGVRWYNDSKATTPVSTMAALNGIEDPKILIAGGYDKHIGFEELGRCIANRCKAVVLIGQTADKILDAVKSAGPSKTIVQKAASMEEAVRLCYKAAQKGDVVLMSPACASYDMFKNYQERGNVFRQAVLNLQK, encoded by the coding sequence GTGATTGAATTGAGGGATAAACGGATTGTTGTAATGGGGTTAGGTTCGTTCGGCGGCGGACAGGACAGTGTTCGTTTTGCCTGTGAGCAGGGGGGGCGCGTTACGGTCACCGATTTGGCCGATGAGGGCAAACTTCGCGAAACCATCGATTCCCTGCGTTCGCTGCCGGTTGCCTGGCATCTGGGCGGCCATTTGGAAGAGGATTTCCGCACGGCTGACGTGGTGATTGTCAACCCCGCCGTGCCGCCGGAGAATCCTTTCCTTCAGATTGCCCGCCAAGCCGGGGCCGTCATCACCTCGCAGGTGGAGTTGTTTTTCGAACGCTGTCCCGCCCGGATTGCCGCCATCACCGGCTCCAACGGCAAAAGCACAACCACCGCCTTGACGGCCCACCTGCTCGAGGCCGCATCTGCTTCTGAAAAATGGGCTTATGGAAATGTTTACTTGAGCGGCAATATTGGCAATCGTCCGCTTTTGGGGCTTCTGAAAGACCTGACGGAAAAAGATATTGTCGTTCTGGAAATCAGCAGTTTCCAAATCGAACAGTTGTCCGGATGTCGTCGGGGGGCTGATACAGCCCTTTTGACAAACTTGAGCCCCAACCACCTTGACCGTCACGGAACCTTTGAGGCATACGCCGCGGCCAAAAAAATCCTGTTTGAAAACCAGCGTCCCAACCCGGACTTTCCGCCTGTTTCTGTTTTTAATGCAGAAGACCAAACCGGCCTTCAGTGGTTTGCGGAGTATTCGGAGCAGGATTTTCGCCGCTGTTTGCTGTTTAAGGCAGAGGATATTTGTGGGGAATACCGCCGTGTTTTCCGCCTGCCCGGGCGGGTGAACCTTCAAAACCTCGCGGGGGCTTTGACGATTGCAGGTGTTTTCGGGGCGGATAAGAAAATGCTGCGGGAGGCGGTTTCGTCTTTTGAGGGTCTTGAACACCGGATGCAGTTTGTGGCCGAAATCGACGGGGTTCGCTGGTACAATGATTCGAAGGCGACGACACCGGTCAGCACGATGGCCGCTCTGAACGGCATCGAAGACCCCAAGATTTTAATTGCGGGCGGTTATGATAAGCATATCGGCTTCGAAGAGCTCGGCCGATGCATTGCCAATCGATGCAAGGCCGTTGTTCTTATCGGACAGACCGCCGACAAAATCCTCGATGCGGTCAAGTCGGCAGGCCCTTCCAAGACAATTGTTCAAAAAGCCGCATCAATGGAAGAGGCAGTGCGTTTATGTTACAAAGCGGCACAAAAAGGTGATGTGGTTCTAATGAGCCCTGCCTGTGCCAGTTATGATATGTTCAAAAATTATCAAGAGAGAGGGAACGTTTTCCGTCAGGCGGTCCTGAACCTTCAAAAATAG
- a CDS encoding PilZ domain-containing protein, translating into MESMVERRAEKRLRYSWPVWFAEDYDDILTQGQMIDISSSGAAFSCYSDRCPSPGEHITARFSIPQFGEDETFGLANFIRDGRICRVDQLGPYLRRVAVQFSEPLPFKPAESQPVEQYMVV; encoded by the coding sequence ATGGAATCAATGGTGGAACGAAGGGCTGAAAAACGGTTACGCTACAGCTGGCCGGTTTGGTTTGCAGAAGATTATGATGACATTCTTACCCAGGGCCAAATGATTGACATTTCCAGCAGCGGAGCGGCATTTTCCTGCTATTCCGACCGCTGTCCCAGTCCGGGCGAACACATCACAGCCCGCTTCAGCATTCCCCAGTTTGGGGAGGATGAAACGTTTGGATTGGCGAATTTTATACGGGACGGGAGAATCTGCCGTGTGGATCAATTGGGACCTTATTTGCGGAGAGTGGCTGTCCAGTTTTCGGAGCCCCTTCCGTTTAAGCCTGCCGAAAGCCAGCCCGTTGAACAATATATGGTTGTTTAA
- the rpe gene encoding ribulose-phosphate 3-epimerase, producing the protein MAGRLPKPGTIEVVPSILSADFANLASEIRQVTDAGVRIVHIDVMDGHFVPNLTIGPPVVKWIRRCTQAVLDVHLMITDPQRYAPRFVEAGADHITFHIETVREPVRMIEDLRRMGVTVGVTLNPGTPVDAILDAVPLCDMVLVMTVEPGFGGQEFMDAAARKCIPLREKFGNAVRIEVDGGINPQTAPIVVRYGADTLVAGQAVFGEPNRPEAVRSILQAALCGKR; encoded by the coding sequence GTGGCAGGACGACTTCCAAAGCCCGGAACCATCGAGGTGGTCCCCTCGATTTTGAGCGCCGATTTTGCCAATCTTGCCTCTGAAATTCGGCAGGTTACGGATGCCGGGGTCCGCATTGTGCATATCGATGTGATGGACGGCCATTTTGTGCCGAATCTGACCATCGGTCCGCCGGTAGTCAAATGGATTCGCCGCTGCACTCAGGCGGTTTTGGATGTTCATCTGATGATTACCGACCCGCAGCGGTATGCCCCGCGTTTTGTGGAAGCGGGGGCCGACCATATCACGTTTCATATTGAAACGGTCCGGGAGCCGGTTCGGATGATTGAAGACCTTCGGCGGATGGGTGTGACGGTCGGGGTGACGCTGAACCCGGGCACGCCGGTTGATGCGATTCTGGATGCGGTTCCTCTGTGTGATATGGTTTTGGTGATGACGGTAGAACCGGGCTTCGGCGGTCAGGAGTTTATGGATGCGGCGGCCCGAAAATGCATCCCGCTGCGGGAAAAGTTCGGGAATGCGGTCCGGATAGAAGTGGACGGCGGCATCAATCCCCAGACTGCCCCTATTGTGGTTCGTTATGGAGCTGATACCTTAGTGGCCGGCCAGGCCGTTTTCGGAGAGCCGAACCGTCCGGAGGCCGTCCGAAGCATTCTGCAGGCTGCACTATGCGGGAAACGATGA
- a CDS encoding endonuclease/exonuclease/phosphatase family protein: MRILLWCGLITAAFFGCQKSSQKTEKAASGAIQSETLKAVTFNIRYGTAEDGPNRWDRRRESVFTLLAEYGADVLALQEALDFQVEQIGRALPAYDYVFVCRDDGKRAGESCPIFYRKDRFERLDTGTFWFSDTPDIPGSKHWGNQIPRICTWICLRERTSRRPLWIYNVHLDHQSQSSREKSIQLLAEKIMSLPAGSAVIVLGDFNMDLLNPALEPLLSEQGPALRDAWQTLFPDRQPVGTWHDFGRRLNTAKIDHILLPQGLSVLQAEIDQRTFEGHYPSDHFPVWAVIQWPPKSAEVN; this comes from the coding sequence ATGCGAATTTTGCTGTGGTGCGGACTCATTACGGCGGCCTTTTTCGGTTGCCAGAAAAGTTCACAGAAGACGGAGAAGGCGGCTTCAGGAGCGATTCAGTCCGAAACGCTCAAGGCAGTCACGTTCAATATCCGCTACGGCACGGCGGAGGACGGCCCTAACCGCTGGGACCGCCGCAGGGAGTCGGTTTTTACGCTGCTGGCGGAGTATGGGGCGGATGTGCTGGCTCTTCAGGAGGCTCTGGATTTTCAGGTTGAGCAAATCGGGCGAGCCCTGCCTGCTTATGACTATGTATTCGTCTGCCGGGATGATGGGAAACGGGCGGGCGAATCCTGTCCGATTTTTTACCGCAAAGACCGTTTTGAACGGCTGGATACCGGCACATTTTGGTTTTCGGATACTCCCGACATCCCCGGTTCCAAACACTGGGGCAATCAGATTCCCCGCATCTGCACCTGGATTTGTCTGCGGGAGCGGACGAGCCGCCGGCCGCTGTGGATTTATAATGTTCATCTGGACCATCAGTCCCAGAGTTCCCGCGAAAAAAGTATTCAGCTGCTGGCAGAAAAGATAATGTCTTTGCCGGCGGGTTCTGCGGTGATTGTACTGGGTGATTTTAATATGGACTTGCTGAATCCGGCCCTGGAGCCGCTTCTTTCTGAACAGGGGCCGGCTCTGAGGGATGCCTGGCAGACACTCTTTCCGGACCGTCAGCCTGTCGGGACGTGGCACGATTTCGGGCGGCGGTTGAATACGGCCAAAATCGATCACATTCTCCTTCCGCAGGGCCTTTCCGTACTTCAGGCCGAGATTGACCAGCGGACATTTGAGGGGCACTATCCGTCCGACCATTTTCCGGTTTGGGCGGTGATACAATGGCCCCCGAAGTCTGCAGAAGTGAACTGA
- the ispD gene encoding 2-C-methyl-D-erythritol 4-phosphate cytidylyltransferase: protein MDAEKKPLGKTVAVIICAAGASARFGGDRKKPFVEVAGRAAFLRSIEFFANRDEVKQILMAISKEDEELVTVKWGSTLAFNGVKLCFGGAERFETVAKALEKIRLDIDLIAVHDAVRCCLTADWVDAVFQKAAQTGAAILACPVNGTLKRVQKGTVSETIDRENLYEAQTPQVFDAKLLRDAYAKIGNLGKMKITDDAQLVEALGHKVHIVETDFTNLKITRKSDLPLAEAIINSRPKPKPEGPIGPYIEAQW from the coding sequence ATGGATGCGGAGAAGAAACCTTTGGGGAAAACAGTTGCTGTGATTATCTGTGCGGCCGGAGCCAGTGCCCGTTTTGGAGGCGACCGTAAGAAACCCTTTGTAGAAGTGGCGGGGCGGGCGGCGTTTTTACGCAGCATCGAATTTTTTGCCAATCGCGATGAAGTCAAACAGATTCTTATGGCCATTTCGAAGGAAGATGAAGAACTGGTGACGGTCAAATGGGGCTCTACCCTGGCTTTTAACGGGGTGAAGCTTTGCTTCGGCGGTGCGGAGCGTTTTGAGACGGTTGCCAAAGCTCTGGAAAAAATTCGTCTGGATATTGACTTGATTGCTGTTCATGATGCCGTTCGATGCTGTCTGACGGCAGATTGGGTGGATGCTGTTTTTCAGAAAGCCGCCCAGACAGGAGCGGCCATCCTCGCCTGTCCGGTCAATGGAACCCTCAAACGGGTTCAAAAAGGGACCGTTTCGGAGACGATTGACCGGGAGAATCTCTATGAGGCCCAGACACCGCAGGTCTTTGATGCCAAACTGCTGCGAGATGCCTATGCAAAAATAGGCAATCTAGGCAAGATGAAGATTACGGACGATGCCCAACTTGTCGAGGCCCTCGGCCACAAAGTCCACATCGTCGAAACGGACTTTACGAATTTGAAGATTACCCGCAAAAGCGATTTGCCGCTTGCCGAGGCCATTATCAATTCCAGACCCAAGCCGAAGCCCGAAGGGCCGATCGGGCCTTATATTGAAGCCCAGTGGTAA
- the tilS gene encoding tRNA lysidine(34) synthetase TilS — MDFSAVHLENAVAEWMSRCGLLSPGSRLLLAVSGGIDSMAMLEVLVRLKQGGVIDAELAVGHVNHQLRGAESEADCRFVQEQASARGLPFFSCSVDAAAYARQNRLSIETAARLLRLRALAQMARDWKADAAAAAHQQDDLIETLIFRLLRGTGFRGLCGIRPSSVLEGVRFIRPMLAVSRCQILAYCRERNIVWREDATNADLRFARNRIRHILLPRLCQTAGGNLEADLLRLAESCRRLFEKIEPQVQAGFVSAVSVEPDGLLKLNRTALQDISPVVLGEIFRDCLERLNAGLRDYSGRHYQQLFESVYQPVRRCFHLPDGIECCTSETAIVLRRLPQADEADVREPVILHPGQSCQFGPWRITAELLEGGLRERTVLKGPGSWIEYFDADRITGPIRVRLRKPGDRFVPLGMSQSKRVGKFLTLSKVDSTLRKGVFVVEDSRKILWVVPIRISEEAKIGPQTARILKITLSK; from the coding sequence ATGGACTTTTCGGCGGTACACCTGGAAAATGCGGTTGCCGAATGGATGAGTCGGTGCGGTTTGCTTTCGCCCGGGAGCCGGCTGCTGCTGGCTGTCTCCGGCGGGATTGACTCGATGGCGATGCTCGAGGTGCTTGTGCGTCTGAAGCAAGGCGGGGTCATCGATGCAGAATTAGCCGTCGGCCATGTCAATCACCAGCTTCGCGGGGCGGAGTCAGAGGCAGACTGCCGATTTGTTCAGGAACAGGCGTCTGCCCGAGGCCTGCCGTTTTTTTCCTGTTCTGTTGATGCCGCTGCGTATGCCCGGCAGAACCGCCTTTCGATTGAGACAGCCGCTCGATTGCTTCGGCTTCGGGCTCTGGCCCAAATGGCCCGCGACTGGAAAGCGGATGCGGCGGCGGCGGCTCATCAGCAGGATGACCTGATTGAAACGCTCATTTTTCGCCTGCTTCGCGGGACCGGTTTCCGGGGGTTGTGCGGCATTCGGCCTTCGTCGGTTCTGGAGGGGGTTCGTTTTATCCGTCCGATGCTGGCTGTCAGCCGCTGTCAGATTCTTGCGTATTGTCGAGAAAGAAACATTGTTTGGCGGGAGGATGCAACCAACGCCGACCTTCGGTTCGCCCGCAATCGGATTCGGCATATCCTGCTGCCTCGACTTTGTCAAACCGCCGGGGGCAATCTTGAGGCAGATTTGCTGCGGCTGGCGGAAAGCTGTCGGCGGCTGTTTGAGAAAATCGAGCCGCAGGTCCAAGCCGGTTTTGTCAGCGCCGTATCGGTTGAGCCGGATGGTTTGCTGAAGCTGAACCGCACGGCCCTGCAGGACATCAGTCCGGTTGTTTTGGGAGAGATTTTCCGGGACTGTCTGGAGCGTTTGAATGCAGGGCTTCGCGATTATAGCGGCCGACATTATCAACAGCTGTTTGAGAGTGTATATCAGCCGGTGCGGAGGTGTTTTCATCTGCCGGATGGGATTGAGTGCTGCACAAGTGAAACAGCGATAGTTCTTCGACGCCTGCCGCAGGCAGACGAGGCGGATGTCCGTGAACCGGTGATTCTCCATCCCGGACAGAGCTGTCAATTCGGCCCCTGGCGGATTACGGCGGAGCTTTTGGAAGGAGGGTTGAGGGAGCGAACCGTTCTTAAAGGACCAGGCAGCTGGATTGAATATTTTGATGCCGACAGGATTACGGGACCTATTCGGGTTCGGCTGCGGAAGCCGGGGGACCGCTTTGTGCCTTTGGGAATGAGTCAATCCAAAAGGGTCGGCAAATTCCTGACACTCTCCAAAGTCGATTCCACCCTGAGAAAAGGGGTTTTTGTTGTGGAAGATTCTCGAAAAATCCTTTGGGTTGTCCCAATCCGAATCTCTGAAGAGGCCAAAATCGGTCCGCAAACGGCACGAATTCTAAAAATAACTCTTTCCAAATAG
- the gap gene encoding type I glyceraldehyde-3-phosphate dehydrogenase, with the protein MAIKVAINGFGRIGRLVFRALVEQNLLGSTFDVVAVGDIVPADNLAYLLKFDSIQGKFNAQIDSKKSSPDKADDDILIVNGKEIKVVSAKTPAELPWAQMGVQLVVEATGLFTAAEKAQGHITAGAKKVLITAPAKGEDITIVMGVNDNKYDPAKHHIVSNASCTTNCLAPVVYVILKEGIGLAEGLMTTVHAYTATQRTVDGPSKKDWKGGRAAAQNIIPSTTGAAKAVGLVLPEVKGKLTGMAFRIPVPTVSVVDLTFRTVRETSLDEIKAAMKKASETYLKGILGYTEEEVVSSDFIHDPRSSIFDAGASVELNKNFFKLVSWYDNEWGYSCRTVDLMVKMAKSL; encoded by the coding sequence ATGGCGATAAAGGTAGCGATTAACGGATTTGGCCGGATTGGCCGGCTTGTTTTTCGGGCTTTGGTGGAGCAGAACCTGCTGGGGTCAACGTTTGATGTGGTGGCTGTCGGGGATATTGTACCGGCTGACAATCTGGCGTATCTGCTCAAGTTTGATTCGATTCAGGGCAAGTTCAACGCCCAGATTGATTCGAAGAAGTCCTCGCCGGACAAGGCCGACGACGACATTCTGATTGTCAACGGCAAGGAAATCAAAGTCGTCAGCGCCAAGACGCCGGCCGAGCTGCCCTGGGCTCAGATGGGCGTTCAGCTGGTGGTGGAGGCGACCGGCTTATTCACCGCCGCGGAAAAGGCGCAGGGCCACATTACGGCGGGTGCCAAGAAAGTGCTGATTACCGCTCCGGCCAAGGGTGAGGACATTACCATTGTGATGGGAGTCAATGATAATAAGTATGACCCTGCCAAGCACCATATTGTTTCGAACGCCTCCTGCACAACCAACTGTCTGGCGCCGGTGGTGTATGTGATTCTCAAGGAAGGCATCGGGCTGGCGGAAGGTCTGATGACCACGGTTCATGCCTATACAGCTACGCAGAGAACCGTGGACGGCCCCTCCAAGAAGGACTGGAAGGGCGGACGAGCGGCGGCTCAGAACATCATCCCCTCCACAACCGGTGCTGCCAAGGCCGTCGGGCTGGTGCTGCCGGAAGTCAAGGGCAAACTGACCGGAATGGCGTTCCGGATTCCTGTGCCCACGGTGTCCGTTGTGGACCTGACGTTCCGAACCGTTCGGGAAACCTCGCTGGATGAAATTAAGGCCGCGATGAAGAAGGCCAGCGAAACCTATCTGAAGGGCATACTCGGCTACACGGAAGAAGAAGTGGTTTCCAGCGACTTTATCCACGACCCGCGTTCGTCGATTTTTGATGCCGGCGCTTCAGTGGAACTGAACAAGAACTTCTTCAAACTGGTCAGCTGGTACGACAACGAATGGGGTTATTCCTGCCGCACAGTGGATTTGATGGTCAAGATGGCCAAGAGTCTTTAA
- a CDS encoding cob(I)yrinic acid a,c-diamide adenosyltransferase — translation MLEKGLVQIYTGDGKGKTTAALGLALRTAGHGGRVLIYQFLKPSSLNLGERTGLQNIGNITLLSLDEPWDMFESMGDQKAIERIRTAVGKALKKIQTAAHERYYDLIILDEIVFCLSKGLASMDDIRQLFAYRDPCVELVLTGRGATQELMDMADLVTEMKSVKHPFERGISARRGIEY, via the coding sequence ATGCTCGAGAAAGGACTTGTGCAGATTTACACCGGTGATGGGAAGGGCAAAACGACCGCCGCCCTCGGTCTGGCCTTGCGGACGGCGGGCCACGGCGGACGAGTTCTGATTTACCAATTCCTCAAGCCCTCTTCCCTGAATCTTGGTGAACGAACCGGTCTTCAAAATATCGGGAATATCACGCTGCTGTCGCTGGATGAACCCTGGGATATGTTTGAGTCGATGGGGGACCAGAAAGCCATTGAACGAATCCGGACGGCCGTCGGCAAGGCCCTGAAGAAAATTCAGACGGCCGCTCATGAGCGGTATTATGATTTGATCATTTTGGATGAGATTGTTTTTTGTCTGTCCAAAGGACTGGCTTCGATGGATGATATCCGTCAGCTGTTTGCCTATCGAGACCCCTGTGTCGAATTGGTTTTGACCGGACGCGGTGCCACACAGGAACTGATGGATATGGCGGACCTGGTGACGGAGATGAAATCCGTCAAGCATCCTTTCGAAAGAGGCATCAGTGCCCGAAGAGGAATTGAATATTAG